Proteins co-encoded in one Ornithorhynchus anatinus isolate Pmale09 chromosome 14, mOrnAna1.pri.v4, whole genome shotgun sequence genomic window:
- the NOPCHAP1 gene encoding uncharacterized protein C12orf45 homolog, which produces MEAAGAVAAPAPAPCPAGPGTPPARDLLDVERGYARGLRDTLLLDAKRPADRGTRLQTVRMERSSLLDTVQNFLPQMERANNDLRERMAEAPPGLFDIENIDDSLEKIIEMDLALVEMSGSETDGELSSEESSDSDNSGPSDEVTIHNIKFPKPKGEKGKIEVLDS; this is translated from the exons ATGGAAGCGGCGGGGGCGGTGGCAGCTCCGGCTCCCGCTCCCTGCCCCGCCGGCCCGGGGACCCCGCCCGCCCGGGATCTGCTGGACGTGGAGCGCGGCTACGCACGAG GCCTCCGCGACACATTACTCCTTGATGCCAAACGGCCTGCTGACAGAGGCACCAGATTACAGACGGTCCGGATGGAGAGGAGTAGCC TACTGGACACAGTACAGAATTTCTTACCACAGATGGAAAGAGCAAACAATGACCTAAGGGAAAGAATGGCAGAAGCACCACCTGGTCTGTTTGATATTGAAAATATAGATGACTCACTTGAAAAAATCATAGAAATG GACTTGGCCTTGGTTGAAATGAGCGGTTCTGAGACAGATGGGGAACTCAGTTCAGAAGAAAGTTCAGACTCTGACAACAGCGGTCCATCTGATGAAGTGACCATACATAACATTAAGTTTCCTAAACCAAAGGGAGAAAAAGGCAAGATAGAAGTTTTGGACAGTTAA